Below is a window of Streptomyces spongiicola DNA.
CGACCGGGTTCGCCGCCCGCTGGTCCGCCTTCGTGGAGCGCCGCCCGAAGCTGCTCGGGCTGGTCGCCGCCGTCGTGATGGCCGTGCTCGCGCTGCCCGCGTTCTCCCTTCACCTCGGCACCTCCGACCAGGGCAACGCCCCCGCCGCCAGCACCACCCGCAAGGCGTACGACCTGATCGCCGAGGGGTTCGGGCCGGGCACCAACGGACCGCTCACGCTGGTCGCCGCCCTCGACGGTGCCGACGACCGGCTGGCCATGCAGCGGCTGCCCGCGGCCCTGCGGGACACCGAGGGCGTCGCCTCCGTCAGCCCCGTGACGTTCAACAGCCGCTCCGACACGGCCCTGGTCGTCGTCGTCCCGGACTCGGCGCCGCAGTCGCATCGGACCAGCGAACTCGTCGACCTGCTGCGCGCCGATGTGCTGCCCGCCGCCGGGAGCGGGACCTCTCTGGAGGTCCTTGTCGGCGGCGTGACCGCGAGCTACGACGACTTCGCGGACGTGATCGTCGGGAAGCTGCCGCTGTTCGTCGGAATCGTCGTCGCGCTGGGCTGCGCGCTGCTGCTCCTCGCGTTCCGCTCGGTCGGGATTCCGCTCAAGGCCGCGGTGATGAACGTGGCCGCGGTCGCCTCCGCGTTCGGCGTCGTCGTCGCGGTCTTCCAGTGGGGCTGGGGCGCCGAACTGCTGGGCTTCGGCGGCGCGGGACCGATCGAGCCCTTCCTCCCCGTGATCATGGTCTCGGTGCTTTTCGGGCTTTCGATGGACTACCAGGTGTTCCTGGTCAGCCGGATGTACGAGGAGTGGCTGGAGACGCGGGACAACCGGCGGGCCGTAAGGGTGGGCCTCGCCGAGACCAGCCGGGTGATCAACTCGGCGGCGGTCATCATGATCTCCGTCTTCCTCGCGTTCGTCCTCAGCGGTGACCGGGTCATCGCGATGTTCGGCATCGGCCTGGCCACCGCGGTCGCGCTGGACGCCTTCGTCCTGCGCACCCTGCTGGTACCGGCGCTCATGCACATGCTGGGCAGCGCCAACTGGTGGCTGCCGCGCTGGCTGGAGCGCCGGCTCCCGCGCATCAGCATCGAAACCCCCGAGAGCCCGCCACCCCCTCATGCGAAGATCACCGGAGTGCGGGTGGGCGAGGACGGCCCGCTCGCCCGGTAGACCGGTACGAGGACCAACGGCATACCGGTACGAGGTCCATCGGCATACCGGTACGAGGACCACAGAGCGGCCCCGGCACGCGTGACGCGCCACGGGGCGTGAGGAGCGGGATGTTCGCGATACCCCTTGGCGACGGCGCCGAACTGCGGCCCGTCGAACCCTGGCAGGCGCAGGAGTTCCTGGAGCACATCGAACGCGCCCGGGAGTACGCCCGCCCCTGGGTGCCGCTGATGGTGAGGGTGAAGGACGTCGAGTCGGCCCGGGCCCTGCTCCAGGACTTCGCCGACAGGCAGGCCGCGGACACCGGCCGCCTCTGGGCCGTCCGGCAGAACGGCACGCTCGTCGGCGGGGTGCTCTTCCGGGTCTTCGACACCGCGAACGAGACCTGCGAGGTCGGCGTCTGGCTGGAGCCCTCCGCCGCCGGGCGGGGACTGATCGGCAGGGCCGTCGAACCGCTCATCGACTGGGCCGTCGAGGAGCGCGGCATGCACCGCGTCGAATGGCTCGCATCGTCCGCCAACCACCGGTCCATCGCCGTGGCGAAGCGGCTCGGGATGAGCCGCGACGGGGTGCTGCGCGAGAGCTTCCCGTGGCAGGGCGTCCGCCATGACATGGAGGTCTGGTCGGTGCTTGCGCCCGAGTGGCGGGCACGCCGCGCGGCCGGCGGCCGCTGAGGCACCGGCCGCGCGGTGCCGCTGAGCGACGGGCCGCGCGGGGCGGGGAGTACACGGGGACGGCCTCCGGCGCCGCCGGGCGAGCGGCCGTCCGGCGAGCGGGCGGCGTGCCCGCGGCCGGGCCGGACCACCGGATCGCGCCGTTGCCTCCGTCGGGTTCCTCAGCGGTCTGAGGAGTCGGCGTACCCGAAGTCGTACGCGGACCAGTCGGCGATCGGGACATACCCGAGGCGCTGGTAGAGGGCGTTGCTCGTCGGGTTGGCCGCGTTGGTGAACAGCACGACCTCCTTGGCGCCCGAGGCCCTCGCGGCCCGGCTCACCTCGGTCGTGACGGCGCCCGCGTAGCCGCGACCGCGCAGGTGGGCCGGGGTGTAGACGGGGTCCACCTGGATCACTCCGGCGACCATGGGGTTCGCTCCCGCCATGGCGACGGGGGTGCCGTCCGGGGTCTCCCAGAACGTGTAGTCCTTGTCCGCGAAGCGGGTGCCGGCCCAGGAACCGGCGTCGACGGAAACGGCTTCCCCGACGTCCGCGGCGAACTCTCCGCACCATCGCATGAGTTGCCCGCGGTCGCTCTCGCCCACGAGCCGGCCCCGGCCCGCCGGGAACGGCTCCGGTGGAGTGAGTGCGCCGAGGCGGTGCAGGCGCAGCCGGACGCGCGGTACCGGTGTTGCGCCTGTGCGCCGGTGCCAGGCCGCGGCGAACGCGGCGGCGGTGCCGTGGTCCGCGCTGACGGACGGGAGGGAGTGCCCGAGGGCGGCCAGCCGAACGGCGAGGCCGTCCGCCTGCTCGGGAGTGAGGGAGGTGAGGCCGAGGCCCAGACGGGGCGGGACGCGGTGGAACGCGGCCAGGACCTCGCCCGCCCGCTCCAGCAGGCCGAAGAGGGGCGCCCTGCCGCCGTACGCGGCCGCCCCGCGGGTACGCAGTCTCTCGGCCCAGGTCAGCGGCATGATGTGCAGGGCGAGCCGCGAGCGCAGGAAGTCCCCGGCTCGGGCGAGGAATTCGTCGACGTCTCCGGTGAGGTGCCAGTCGTCCGCGTGCATGCTGCATGATCTCCCAGGTCTCGCCCGCGCATCAATCGCCGGCCGCATCCGGCCCGCGTATCCACCGCCGGCCGCGCCCGTTCCCGGTCCACCGCCGGCCGCCCGGCTCCCCTCGGCCCCGCCCGGCCCTGCCATCCGTCCTCACGGGCGCCACCGCCGGGCGGCACTCCGCTGGCGGGCGGCCGACGTCACTCGACCGTCAGCCGCAGGATCCTGTCGTCCCCGGCCTCCGGTGTGCCCCTGTTGTCCGTCTCGCTGGTGACCAGCCAGAGGTCGGCTCCGCCCGCGGTCCCGGCGACCGGCAGGACCGTGCGCAGCCGGCCGTACTCCTCCTCGAGGAACGCCTGAGGGGCCGCGGACGGTTCGGTGCCGGCGAGCGGGATCCGCCACAGGCGCTCGCCCCTGAGCCCCGCCATCCAGATGGAGCCCGCGGCGTAGGCGATCCCGCTCGGTGACGCCTCGTCCGTGCGCCACTGCGCCACGGGGTCCACCAGGCCGGCCTTCCCGGCCCTGCCCTCGGCGTCGGGCCAGCCGTAGTTCCCGCCCGGCTCGATGAGGTTCAGCTCGTCCCAGGTGTTCTGCCCGAACTCCGAGGCCCACAGCCGCTTCTGCGAGTCCCAGGCGAGGCCCTGCACATTGCGGTGCCCGTACGAATAGACCACGGAGTCGGCCGACGGGTTGCCGTGGACGGGCCGCCCGTCGGGGGTCATCCGGAGGATCTTGCCGCCGAGGGACTCCCGGTCCTGGGCCAGCCCCGGCTCGCCGGCCTCGCCGGTGCCCGCGTAGAGCATCCCGTCCGGGCCGAAGGCGATCCGCCCGCCGTTGTGGATGCGGCCCTTGGGGATGCCCCGCAGGATCGTGTCGGGCGCGCCGAGTTGCTGCCCCTCCGGTTTGCGCTCGTCGTACAGCATGCGGGCGACGCGGTTGTCCGACGCGGTGGTGAAGTACGCGTACACCAGCTGGTCCGAGGCGAAGCCGGGGGAGACGGCGAGGCCCATCAGCCCTCCCTCGCCGGCCGGGGCCACGCCCGGCACCGAGCCGATCACCGTCTGCTTGCCCGTCTCGGCGTCGACGCGGGTGATCGTGCCCTCGTCCCGCGACGACACCAGCAGGTCGCCGCCGGGGAGGGACGCGAGGCCCCAGGGCGACTTCAGACCGCGGGTCAGCGTGGCCGCGACCTTCACCGACCCCTTCGCCGGGGGTGCCGTCTCGGAGGGGCCGCCGGCCGTGGCCGACGGCGCCGCCGGACGGGAGGCGGCGCCGTCGCGGCCGGCGGCGGCCCCTGCCCCGCCGTCGGACGAGCATCCCGCGGAGAGCATCAGCGCGGCAGCTGCGAGCAGGGCCGTCACCACTGAACGTTGCACTGTCCTGGTTCCCTTCGCCGGTGAGCGGTGGGGCGCGCGAACCGCGGGAGCCGCCGGCCCGCAGGCCCCGCGCCCGGGGCTCGGCCGGGCCGGCCCGCGGGGTCCGGCCCGGTGTTCCCGTCGTTCACGAACCTACTGGTCCCAGGATCCCAGGGCCGGCGGCAGCGCCGCGATCTCGGCGACGTCCCGAGGCGTCAGCTCCAGCCGGGCCGCGGCCGCGTTCTCCACGGCCCACCGCTCCCGTTTGGCGCCCGGCACCGGTACGACATGGCGGCCCTGCCCCAGTACCCAGGCCAGCGCCACCTGGGCCGGAGTGGTGCCGGGGCC
It encodes the following:
- a CDS encoding GNAT family N-acetyltransferase, whose protein sequence is MHADDWHLTGDVDEFLARAGDFLRSRLALHIMPLTWAERLRTRGAAAYGGRAPLFGLLERAGEVLAAFHRVPPRLGLGLTSLTPEQADGLAVRLAALGHSLPSVSADHGTAAAFAAAWHRRTGATPVPRVRLRLHRLGALTPPEPFPAGRGRLVGESDRGQLMRWCGEFAADVGEAVSVDAGSWAGTRFADKDYTFWETPDGTPVAMAGANPMVAGVIQVDPVYTPAHLRGRGYAGAVTTEVSRAARASGAKEVVLFTNAANPTSNALYQRLGYVPIADWSAYDFGYADSSDR
- a CDS encoding PQQ-dependent sugar dehydrogenase → MTALLAAAALMLSAGCSSDGGAGAAAGRDGAASRPAAPSATAGGPSETAPPAKGSVKVAATLTRGLKSPWGLASLPGGDLLVSSRDEGTITRVDAETGKQTVIGSVPGVAPAGEGGLMGLAVSPGFASDQLVYAYFTTASDNRVARMLYDERKPEGQQLGAPDTILRGIPKGRIHNGGRIAFGPDGMLYAGTGEAGEPGLAQDRESLGGKILRMTPDGRPVHGNPSADSVVYSYGHRNVQGLAWDSQKRLWASEFGQNTWDELNLIEPGGNYGWPDAEGRAGKAGLVDPVAQWRTDEASPSGIAYAAGSIWMAGLRGERLWRIPLAGTEPSAAPQAFLEEEYGRLRTVLPVAGTAGGADLWLVTSETDNRGTPEAGDDRILRLTVE
- a CDS encoding GNAT family N-acetyltransferase produces the protein MFAIPLGDGAELRPVEPWQAQEFLEHIERAREYARPWVPLMVRVKDVESARALLQDFADRQAADTGRLWAVRQNGTLVGGVLFRVFDTANETCEVGVWLEPSAAGRGLIGRAVEPLIDWAVEERGMHRVEWLASSANHRSIAVAKRLGMSRDGVLRESFPWQGVRHDMEVWSVLAPEWRARRAAGGR